One Desulfatitalea tepidiphila genomic region harbors:
- the truA gene encoding tRNA pseudouridine(38-40) synthase TruA yields MATKNFKLVIEYDGSAYCGWQRQPNGPTIQARIEEALERMTRSDIKLIGSGRTDAGVHALGQCANFTCDTAIDAQAFRNGLNSLLPDDIVIRSCEEVHAGFHARFDVQSKTYRYRILNSPLPAAIGRQYQWWIRTPLDIAAMREAAGHLIGEKDFKAFEAAGSPRAHTIRHVMRAEIRMEDESHLLFEIRAQGFLRYMVRNITGTLVQVGKGRMAPHEVAVILDARDRAQAGMTAPAHGLCLVEVFY; encoded by the coding sequence ATGGCGACAAAAAACTTCAAACTGGTGATCGAATATGATGGCAGCGCCTATTGCGGATGGCAGCGACAGCCCAACGGTCCCACCATCCAGGCCCGCATCGAGGAGGCGCTCGAACGCATGACCCGCAGTGACATCAAACTGATCGGTTCGGGCCGCACCGATGCAGGTGTTCATGCCCTGGGCCAATGCGCCAATTTCACTTGTGACACCGCCATCGATGCCCAGGCCTTCCGGAACGGTCTCAACAGCCTGCTTCCCGACGACATCGTCATCCGATCCTGTGAAGAGGTGCATGCCGGTTTTCACGCCCGCTTCGATGTCCAATCCAAAACCTATCGCTACCGAATTCTCAACAGCCCCCTGCCAGCGGCAATCGGGCGGCAATATCAATGGTGGATCCGCACGCCGCTCGATATCGCCGCCATGCGCGAAGCGGCCGGCCACCTCATCGGAGAAAAGGATTTCAAGGCCTTCGAAGCCGCCGGCAGTCCGCGCGCCCATACGATCCGCCACGTCATGCGCGCCGAAATTCGAATGGAGGACGAATCCCACCTTCTCTTTGAAATCCGGGCACAGGGTTTTTTGCGCTATATGGTCCGCAACATCACCGGCACCCTTGTCCAGGTGGGCAAGGGACGAATGGCACCCCACGAAGTTGCCGTGATCCTGGACGCCCGCGACCGCGCCCAGGCGGGCATGACCGCCCCGGCCCACGGATTATGCCTGGTCGAAGTGTTCTATTGA
- a CDS encoding PxxKW family cysteine-rich protein, with the protein MICETIRKGSECAFMTAKGRGYNGGHCYEIVEACQGCSRAVQLSTGWYCTACPEPAHKWKRGNCNLATHVTNTVVTAKAKINPLKASKRASR; encoded by the coding sequence ATGATTTGTGAAACCATCCGTAAGGGTTCCGAATGTGCCTTCATGACTGCCAAGGGGCGCGGATACAATGGCGGGCATTGTTATGAAATCGTGGAGGCCTGCCAGGGTTGCAGCCGCGCTGTCCAGCTGAGCACCGGCTGGTATTGTACGGCATGCCCGGAGCCGGCCCATAAGTGGAAAAGAGGCAATTGCAACCTGGCCACCCATGTGACCAACACCGTTGTGACCGCCAAAGCGAAAATCAATCCGCTGAAAGCATCCAAGCGCGCAAGCCGCTAA
- a CDS encoding AEC family transporter encodes MIIQHLFPVFALIALGSALKRFGLTNPAFLAVTDRLIYFIFFPILLFWKIGAAEQAFNAEAGRFYLAVIGTVICIYMVSTLYILIFKIPAFQAGTFSQSCYRFNSYVGLAVILSVLGEPAVARFGVLIGLVIPLINVLSVTTLIWFSATPGRVEQRLQKTLVSILTNPLVIGCAAGLLYAAWINRFPLFIENTLRLGASITLPLALLSIGGSLTPQTLKRHFPLAAVGAGFKLVLLPAIGFAILQLAGISGDDFALGVIFFALPTSTAIYVLSAQLKSDTELASATIVLSTALSFFTLSAVLWLLKAQSLLNPI; translated from the coding sequence ATGATCATTCAACACCTCTTCCCCGTATTTGCGCTGATTGCGCTGGGCTCCGCCCTCAAGCGCTTCGGGCTGACCAACCCGGCCTTCCTGGCGGTTACCGACCGTCTCATCTATTTCATCTTTTTCCCCATCCTGCTCTTCTGGAAAATCGGCGCCGCCGAACAGGCTTTCAATGCCGAGGCGGGCCGCTTTTACCTCGCCGTCATCGGAACGGTGATTTGCATCTATATGGTCAGCACGCTCTATATCCTGATTTTCAAGATCCCGGCATTCCAAGCCGGCACCTTCTCCCAAAGCTGTTATCGCTTCAACAGCTATGTCGGCCTGGCGGTGATTCTCAGCGTTCTCGGCGAACCGGCCGTGGCCCGCTTCGGCGTCCTGATCGGGCTGGTGATCCCATTGATCAATGTCTTGTCCGTCACCACCCTGATCTGGTTCTCGGCAACCCCCGGGCGTGTGGAGCAGCGTCTGCAAAAAACTCTCGTCTCGATTCTGACCAACCCCCTCGTGATCGGCTGTGCGGCCGGATTGCTTTATGCAGCCTGGATCAACCGCTTTCCGCTTTTTATCGAAAACACGTTACGGTTGGGCGCGTCGATCACGCTGCCGTTGGCCCTGCTCTCGATCGGCGGCAGTCTGACCCCGCAGACGCTCAAGCGCCATTTTCCCCTCGCGGCCGTCGGCGCCGGATTCAAACTGGTCCTGTTGCCGGCAATCGGCTTTGCCATCCTGCAACTGGCGGGGATCTCCGGCGACGATTTCGCCCTGGGGGTCATTTTTTTCGCACTGCCCACGTCCACAGCCATCTATGTGCTCTCGGCCCAGTTGAAGAGTGACACCGAACTGGCTTCGGCCACCATCGTGCTCTCCACGGCACTCTCTTTTTTCACCCTGTCGGCCGTTTTGTGGCTGTTGAAAGCGCAGTCGTTGCTCAATCCCATTTAA
- a CDS encoding ATP-dependent 6-phosphofructokinase: MTIELIDTTITKLGKAGITSPLFNRGGTSPAFVRDENQVLVHIHASEIEELFKDQKTPPTFELAGPREKIYFDPSKLRCALVTCGGLCPGLNDIIRSVVLELYYHYGVRNIYGMRYGLQGFIPKYGHEVIDLEPSAVTNILDRGGSILGSSRGPQDIDEIIDCLERMNIGILFMIGGDGTLRAAVKIADAILARNLKISVVGIPKTIDNDIYLIARSFGFDTAVEVSTQAIIGAHNEAAGYPNGIGLIKLMGRHSGFIAATAALAQQDVNFVLIPEVDFDLEGPEGFLAAVEKRLESRGHAVIVAAEGAGQKFFESLPEERDESGNIRLNDIGIYLKNQILKYFKAKDIDINIKYIDPSYMIRSLPANANDSVFCGFLGRNAVHAGMAGKTKLVIGRWNNHFVHIPMEAATSQRKQVTPKGELWSAVLSATGQGSLKNPE; the protein is encoded by the coding sequence ATGACCATAGAATTGATCGACACCACCATCACCAAGCTGGGGAAGGCCGGCATCACTTCCCCTTTGTTCAATCGGGGCGGTACATCACCCGCCTTCGTGCGTGACGAGAACCAGGTGCTGGTGCATATTCATGCATCGGAAATTGAAGAACTTTTCAAGGATCAAAAGACCCCGCCGACCTTTGAATTAGCGGGCCCCCGCGAAAAAATCTACTTCGATCCCAGCAAATTGCGCTGTGCCCTGGTCACCTGCGGCGGCTTGTGCCCGGGCCTCAACGACATCATCCGTTCTGTGGTCCTGGAGCTCTACTACCATTATGGTGTTCGTAACATCTATGGCATGCGCTACGGTCTGCAGGGATTTATCCCCAAATACGGTCACGAAGTGATCGACCTGGAGCCCAGCGCGGTCACCAATATCCTCGATCGGGGAGGTTCGATCCTCGGCTCTTCACGAGGACCCCAGGATATCGATGAAATTATCGACTGCCTGGAACGGATGAATATCGGCATTCTTTTCATGATCGGGGGAGATGGCACGCTCAGGGCCGCGGTAAAAATCGCCGACGCCATCCTGGCGCGCAACCTGAAAATCAGTGTCGTGGGCATTCCCAAAACCATCGACAACGACATCTACCTCATCGCCAGATCCTTTGGCTTCGATACGGCGGTGGAAGTCTCCACCCAGGCGATCATCGGCGCCCACAACGAGGCGGCCGGCTACCCCAATGGCATCGGGCTGATCAAGTTGATGGGCCGTCATTCCGGGTTCATTGCCGCAACGGCCGCCCTGGCCCAACAGGACGTCAATTTTGTCCTGATTCCGGAAGTGGATTTCGATCTGGAAGGACCCGAGGGATTTTTGGCGGCCGTCGAGAAACGGCTGGAATCCAGAGGTCATGCCGTCATTGTGGCCGCAGAGGGTGCGGGACAGAAATTTTTTGAGAGCCTACCCGAAGAACGCGATGAATCGGGCAACATTCGTCTCAACGATATCGGTATCTATCTGAAAAATCAGATCTTGAAATATTTCAAGGCCAAGGATATCGACATCAACATCAAATATATCGATCCGAGCTACATGATCCGCAGCCTGCCGGCCAATGCCAACGACAGTGTATTTTGCGGGTTTTTGGGTCGCAATGCCGTACATGCCGGAATGGCCGGTAAAACCAAACTGGTCATCGGACGTTGGAACAATCACTTCGTCCACATTCCCATGGAGGCAGCCACCAGCCAACGCAAACAAGTCACCCCAAAAGGCGAACTATGGTCGGCGGTCCTGTCGGCCACCGGTCAGGGGTCCCTGAAGAATCCGGAGTAA
- a CDS encoding aminotransferase class I/II-fold pyridoxal phosphate-dependent enzyme produces MNPLAEELNQIIRQDSTPVWKMLSNVGRQLFFPKGILSQSAEAKEKAHRINATIGIAKESGHTMCFRSIMDPLDGIAPSEALTYAPSFGLPALRKRWQEDLRRKNPTLADRKISLPVVTCGITHAISTFADVWVDPGDVILMPDMMWGNYNMIFGVRKGARLSHYALFDENGGFNLTAFEAAIAKESKTHEKIVVLLNFPQNPTGYTVTGAESDGIAEILARAAAKGTRLLVVLDDAYFGLFYDDQIQKESLFAKLCGRHANLLAVKLDGATKEYFVWGLRIGFITYGLTCSGDPLPVYDALERKTAGCVRGNISNASHLGQTLLLKAMQDPRIQDEMVEKFEILKARALRVKAVLADERYASAWSVYPFNSGYFMCLKLKTVEAEPLRVHLLDRYGVGLIALGKYDLRVAFSCVDEEQIQELFDTVLQGVRDLEAV; encoded by the coding sequence ATGAATCCGCTTGCCGAGGAACTTAATCAGATCATTCGACAGGACAGCACCCCCGTCTGGAAAATGCTGTCCAATGTGGGCCGACAGCTGTTTTTCCCGAAAGGCATCCTGAGCCAGAGCGCAGAGGCAAAGGAAAAGGCGCATCGAATCAACGCGACGATCGGAATCGCCAAAGAATCCGGTCACACCATGTGCTTCCGAAGCATCATGGATCCGCTGGACGGTATTGCGCCGAGCGAAGCGCTCACCTATGCGCCTTCATTTGGACTACCGGCATTGCGCAAGCGCTGGCAGGAGGATTTGCGCCGTAAAAATCCGACGCTGGCCGACCGGAAGATCAGTTTGCCGGTGGTCACCTGTGGCATCACCCATGCGATCAGTACGTTTGCGGACGTATGGGTCGATCCGGGAGATGTAATTTTGATGCCCGATATGATGTGGGGCAATTACAACATGATCTTCGGCGTGCGCAAGGGCGCGCGGTTGAGCCATTACGCGCTTTTCGACGAAAACGGCGGCTTCAACTTGACCGCCTTCGAAGCGGCCATCGCCAAAGAATCCAAGACGCATGAGAAGATCGTCGTTTTGCTGAACTTTCCTCAAAATCCAACGGGATACACCGTTACAGGGGCGGAATCCGATGGCATTGCGGAGATCCTTGCCCGGGCCGCGGCCAAAGGGACTCGCTTGCTGGTGGTGCTCGATGACGCCTATTTCGGCTTGTTTTACGACGATCAGATCCAGAAAGAATCCCTCTTCGCCAAGCTGTGCGGTCGACACGCGAACCTTCTGGCCGTGAAACTGGACGGAGCCACCAAAGAGTATTTCGTGTGGGGTTTGCGCATCGGGTTCATCACATATGGCCTCACTTGCAGCGGTGACCCACTGCCGGTCTATGACGCCCTGGAGCGTAAAACGGCCGGATGCGTGCGCGGGAACATATCCAATGCGTCTCATTTGGGCCAGACGTTGTTGCTCAAGGCCATGCAGGACCCGCGAATCCAGGACGAAATGGTTGAAAAGTTCGAAATCCTCAAGGCGCGTGCCTTAAGGGTCAAAGCGGTATTGGCCGATGAGCGGTACGCATCGGCCTGGTCGGTTTATCCTTTCAATTCAGGTTATTTTATGTGCCTCAAGTTGAAAACGGTCGAGGCCGAACCGTTGCGGGTGCATCTGCTGGATCGGTACGGGGTGGGACTCATCGCTTTGGGCAAGTATGATTTGCGGGTGGCTTTTTCCTGCGTGGACGAAGAGCAGATCCAGGAATTGTTCGATACCGTTTTGCAAGGTGTCCGGGACCTGGAAGCGGTGTGA
- a CDS encoding KpsF/GutQ family sugar-phosphate isomerase, whose protein sequence is MTPKPDTQHILNEAAAVLELEAEGILAMSRRIDHRFVQMVDLICNSKGRVIIAGIGKSGIIARKIVATLNSTGTRALFLHPVEAMHGDLGMVSPEDVFIALSSSGETDELNILLPRIRSEGCPIIAFTGNGKSTLARHSDFIIDVAVEKEACPLGLAPTSSTTAMLAMGDALAVVLINRKHFKPDDFKRFHPGGALGQRLARNIGDLMLTGEAVPAIRAGASMSAAIEEINRHSLGVILITDASERLVGIITDGDIRRALADQKALATMTVDQIMSTRPHSAQEDIPAYDALNIMERHQITVLPITDDQKRVKGVLHLHDILGKGEFKFNGT, encoded by the coding sequence ATGACCCCAAAACCCGATACCCAACATATACTCAACGAGGCCGCGGCCGTTCTCGAATTGGAGGCCGAGGGCATCCTGGCCATGAGCCGCCGGATCGACCATCGGTTCGTCCAAATGGTCGACCTGATTTGCAACTCCAAGGGCCGTGTCATCATCGCGGGGATTGGCAAATCAGGTATCATCGCCCGAAAAATTGTCGCTACCCTCAACAGCACAGGCACTCGCGCCCTGTTTCTGCATCCGGTGGAAGCCATGCATGGCGATCTGGGCATGGTCAGCCCGGAGGACGTCTTTATCGCCCTATCCTCTAGCGGGGAGACGGATGAGCTCAACATTCTGCTCCCCCGCATCCGCTCGGAAGGTTGCCCGATTATCGCCTTCACCGGTAACGGCAAATCGACCCTTGCCCGCCACAGCGACTTCATTATCGATGTGGCGGTGGAAAAGGAGGCCTGCCCGCTGGGGCTGGCGCCCACCAGCTCGACCACCGCCATGCTGGCCATGGGAGACGCCCTGGCCGTCGTGCTGATCAACCGCAAGCATTTCAAGCCCGACGACTTCAAGCGGTTTCATCCTGGCGGCGCACTGGGACAGCGGCTGGCACGCAATATCGGCGACCTCATGCTCACCGGCGAGGCGGTGCCCGCGATTCGTGCGGGGGCATCCATGAGCGCGGCCATAGAAGAGATCAACCGCCACAGCTTGGGCGTTATCCTGATCACCGATGCCTCTGAACGCCTGGTCGGCATCATCACCGATGGCGACATTCGGCGCGCCCTGGCGGACCAAAAAGCCCTGGCGACCATGACCGTCGACCAAATCATGAGCACCAGGCCCCACAGTGCCCAGGAGGACATCCCGGCCTACGATGCCCTCAACATCATGGAACGTCACCAGATCACCGTTCTACCGATCACCGATGACCAAAAAAGGGTCAAGGGCGTCCTGCATTTGCACGATATACTGGGAAAAGGCGAATTTAAATTCAACGGCACGTGA
- a CDS encoding ABC transporter substrate-binding protein, whose protein sequence is MQQKYLHHHKAIHNWLRLIFLSMMLGACVSQPTTAPEPTMRPMEAGDSLFLEGEEALSRNDLDRAQTIFTNYLGQYPEGRFAPNAWQLIGSIYAQRGEDGPAEAFYRRAMALFPQSPAADRARLGIADLYVKSNRIPEAIALCHEALSNGPEMNLSIDIWKRLAHLYQVVGDSADATLYAYLIYKNIPPPEDEMWRAHLQESIARLDPQAIDAVWDRIEDRQIRSFLIYRYATAEIERHNYTTALEVLSAFRVAFPGHPFDQAAAEWIRQLTERLHFEPYTVGCLLPLSGPYETYGRRALNAVEMALSLLQTGETALPVRLVVKDTASEDDIAVQGVRELVQAGAGVIIGPIAAASAAASEAQRLNIPIVTFTQKTGITEVGDFVFRHFISPHDQVRTLVDYFVHHLYLRSFAIMYPRESYGTTFMRLFWDEVNRQGGRVVGAEGYDPQQTDFAVTIQKLVGTHYEVPSDLRAKPVVQVESNPYYHRRSVNTENLADVLSDPVTRMTGLFFQDPDQDRVKGPAIGRITPEDRKKSNVDFDVLFIPDAPKATGLILPQLAYHDVEDIYLVGTNLWHSQQLIDMSWQYAQDAVMVDGFFKESSSEAVRGFVDTYRSIYGHEPGVMEAFAFDTTNLILTLMARGKIEMRQELRDAMKDIYLARGVTGATAFSGNGEAIKRLSLLRIKGDKFVEVALP, encoded by the coding sequence GTGCAACAGAAGTATTTGCATCATCATAAAGCAATCCACAACTGGCTTCGGCTCATCTTTCTGTCCATGATGCTCGGCGCATGCGTCTCTCAGCCAACGACGGCACCCGAGCCGACCATGCGCCCCATGGAAGCCGGCGATTCTCTCTTCCTCGAGGGCGAGGAGGCCCTATCCAGAAATGATCTGGATCGCGCCCAAACGATTTTTACAAATTATCTCGGTCAGTATCCCGAGGGAAGGTTTGCGCCGAATGCCTGGCAGCTGATCGGCAGTATTTATGCTCAAAGGGGAGAGGATGGCCCGGCGGAGGCCTTTTATCGGCGTGCAATGGCGCTGTTTCCCCAAAGTCCGGCGGCCGACCGCGCCCGTTTGGGCATCGCGGACCTGTACGTGAAATCCAACCGGATCCCCGAGGCCATCGCTCTCTGTCATGAGGCTTTGTCCAACGGGCCTGAAATGAACCTGAGCATCGACATCTGGAAGCGATTGGCCCATCTCTATCAGGTGGTGGGTGATTCGGCGGACGCGACGCTGTATGCCTATTTGATCTATAAAAATATACCCCCGCCCGAGGACGAGATGTGGCGGGCGCACCTTCAGGAGTCGATTGCCCGACTGGATCCCCAAGCCATCGATGCGGTTTGGGACCGTATAGAGGATCGCCAGATACGTAGTTTTTTGATTTATCGATACGCAACGGCCGAAATTGAGCGTCACAACTACACCACCGCCCTGGAAGTGTTATCGGCCTTTAGAGTTGCCTTTCCAGGCCATCCGTTCGATCAAGCCGCCGCCGAATGGATTCGACAGCTTACCGAACGACTTCATTTTGAACCCTATACGGTCGGATGCCTCCTGCCGTTGAGCGGCCCTTACGAAACCTATGGGCGGCGTGCACTCAATGCGGTGGAAATGGCGTTGAGTCTGCTTCAAACCGGAGAAACCGCACTGCCCGTGCGACTGGTCGTTAAAGACACAGCTTCCGAGGATGACATCGCCGTTCAGGGCGTCAGGGAATTGGTGCAGGCAGGTGCCGGGGTGATCATCGGTCCCATTGCCGCCGCATCGGCCGCCGCGAGCGAAGCCCAGCGCTTGAACATCCCCATAGTGACATTTACCCAAAAGACGGGAATCACGGAGGTCGGAGATTTTGTATTTCGTCATTTTATTTCCCCTCACGATCAGGTGAGGACCCTTGTCGACTATTTCGTGCACCATCTTTACCTGCGCAGTTTTGCCATCATGTACCCTCGCGAATCCTATGGCACCACTTTCATGAGGTTGTTCTGGGATGAGGTGAACCGGCAGGGCGGACGGGTGGTCGGTGCCGAGGGATATGATCCCCAGCAGACCGATTTTGCGGTCACGATCCAAAAACTGGTGGGCACCCATTATGAGGTGCCTTCGGATTTGCGTGCAAAACCCGTTGTCCAGGTGGAATCCAATCCATATTACCACCGGCGTTCGGTGAATACCGAAAACCTGGCCGATGTCCTTTCCGATCCGGTGACGCGGATGACCGGGTTGTTTTTTCAAGACCCCGATCAGGATCGCGTTAAAGGTCCGGCCATTGGTCGCATAACACCAGAAGATCGAAAGAAATCCAATGTCGATTTCGATGTCTTGTTCATTCCCGATGCCCCAAAAGCGACGGGGTTGATTTTACCCCAATTGGCCTACCATGATGTGGAAGATATCTACCTGGTGGGTACCAACCTGTGGCACTCGCAACAGCTTATCGATATGTCCTGGCAATATGCCCAGGATGCGGTCATGGTCGACGGATTTTTCAAGGAGAGCTCCTCGGAAGCAGTGCGCGGGTTTGTCGACACCTATCGCAGCATTTACGGTCATGAACCTGGCGTGATGGAGGCGTTTGCATTCGACACGACGAACCTGATTCTGACCTTAATGGCCAGGGGCAAGATAGAGATGCGCCAAGAGTTGCGGGATGCCATGAAGGACATCTATCTGGCACGGGGGGTGACCGGTGCGACGGCCTTTTCGGGCAATGGCGAAGCGATCAAGCGTCTCAGCCTGCTCAGGATCAAGGGCGACAAGTTTGTCGAAGTCGCGTTGCCATGA
- a CDS encoding Crp/Fnr family transcriptional regulator — protein sequence MQETTFLENNETMMENLKNIPVLEKFDDQELNRLLEMSKIRKYKAGECIVEEGLSDTWLYFLMYGRIKITKQGKEIALLSRRGEVFGEMGALDSSRRSASAHAVTDTVCLATDIFYLEKLTGNEKLAFGYVFYRLMSEILSRRLRQTTEAFIQAKGRINLKFW from the coding sequence ATGCAGGAAACAACATTTCTGGAAAACAATGAAACCATGATGGAGAACCTGAAAAATATTCCGGTCCTGGAGAAATTTGACGATCAGGAACTGAACAGATTGCTGGAGATGAGCAAAATTCGAAAATACAAGGCCGGGGAATGTATCGTAGAAGAGGGGCTCTCCGATACCTGGCTCTATTTCTTGATGTACGGTCGGATCAAAATCACCAAACAGGGCAAAGAAATTGCCCTTCTATCGCGCAGAGGAGAGGTTTTTGGCGAAATGGGCGCTCTGGACAGCTCCCGGCGCTCGGCCTCAGCCCATGCAGTGACCGACACCGTCTGCCTGGCCACGGATATTTTCTATCTTGAAAAACTGACCGGCAACGAAAAGCTCGCTTTCGGCTATGTGTTCTATCGGCTGATGTCGGAAATCCTTTCCCGTCGCCTGCGTCAAACCACCGAGGCTTTCATTCAGGCCAAGGGCCGCATCAATCTGAAGTTCTGGTAA
- a CDS encoding 3-deoxy-D-manno-octulosonic acid transferase — translation MTPSFFLYNLVGTGAGLTLAPLLWLYYRNKSEENERFRQRMGRYPQSLRVAHEARPRVWLHAVSVGEVGAAAAILKPLWELRPDCHVTLSCTTKQGLARARSQLGDRVEFFYAPIDLAWPVDQALTMVRPDVLVFLETEIWPNWIERAHRKGIRIAMVNGRISVRSIHNYRKIKPLMRHALSRIDRFSMISSADAVRIESMGADRRRIQVHGNAKFDSPDPQAAGDAARQWARRLLNLADTAPVIVAGSTRHHEEKIVLEAYARILQSCPEAILILAPRHLNHIDDIEECIKAAGFPCQRRTTLDPPRCERSAQVVLLDTIGELAAIYSVASLVFCGGSLVPKGGQNVLEPAMWSKPVLFGPSMEDFADARTLIEKAGGGVTVQHVGELAEVASDWLRHPFKADAAGKAARRAILAHRGAAAKHAAVISRLLGDL, via the coding sequence ATGACGCCTTCTTTTTTTCTTTACAACCTCGTCGGTACGGGCGCCGGTCTCACCCTGGCGCCGCTGTTATGGCTCTATTACCGAAATAAAAGCGAGGAAAACGAGCGGTTTCGCCAACGCATGGGGCGATATCCGCAGTCGTTGCGGGTGGCACACGAGGCGCGACCCAGGGTTTGGTTGCACGCCGTGTCGGTCGGAGAAGTGGGGGCGGCCGCAGCCATTTTAAAGCCGCTGTGGGAGCTCAGACCCGATTGCCATGTGACACTTTCTTGTACGACCAAGCAGGGACTCGCACGCGCCAGGTCTCAACTGGGTGATCGGGTCGAATTCTTTTACGCACCCATCGATCTGGCCTGGCCGGTCGACCAGGCGCTGACAATGGTGCGTCCGGATGTGCTGGTCTTCCTCGAAACCGAAATCTGGCCCAACTGGATCGAGCGTGCCCATCGAAAAGGGATCCGTATCGCCATGGTGAATGGCCGGATTTCCGTACGGTCCATCCACAATTATCGAAAAATAAAACCCCTCATGCGCCATGCCCTTTCCCGTATCGATCGTTTCAGCATGATTTCGTCGGCCGACGCGGTCCGCATCGAATCCATGGGCGCGGATCGGAGACGAATTCAGGTCCATGGCAATGCCAAATTCGACAGCCCGGATCCCCAGGCAGCGGGTGACGCTGCAAGACAATGGGCCCGTAGGCTCTTAAACCTGGCCGATACGGCGCCGGTCATTGTCGCCGGAAGTACCCGCCACCACGAGGAAAAAATCGTATTGGAGGCGTATGCCCGCATTTTGCAAAGCTGCCCCGAAGCGATCCTGATTCTTGCGCCGCGCCACCTCAACCATATCGACGACATCGAAGAATGCATCAAGGCGGCTGGTTTTCCCTGCCAACGCCGCACCACGCTCGATCCGCCCCGATGCGAGAGAAGCGCTCAAGTCGTCTTGCTCGATACGATCGGTGAGCTGGCGGCGATTTACAGTGTGGCCAGCCTGGTCTTTTGCGGCGGCAGCCTGGTGCCCAAGGGGGGACAGAATGTGCTGGAGCCGGCCATGTGGTCCAAACCAGTGCTTTTCGGCCCCTCCATGGAGGATTTCGCCGATGCGCGGACGCTCATCGAAAAAGCTGGTGGAGGGGTGACCGTTCAGCATGTCGGTGAATTGGCCGAGGTCGCCAGCGATTGGTTGCGCCATCCATTCAAAGCGGATGCTGCGGGCAAAGCCGCTCGTCGCGCTATTCTGGCCCATCGCGGGGCGGCTGCAAAGCATGCCGCCGTCATTTCCCGGCTATTAGGAGATCTTTAA